From one Mytilus galloprovincialis chromosome 13, xbMytGall1.hap1.1, whole genome shotgun sequence genomic stretch:
- the LOC143055982 gene encoding alpha-N-acetylgalactosamine-specific lectin-like, whose amino-acid sequence MMIFLMLLVPAILAQDDVSSCPSNLIRNNALIAHNGYCYEFVINHNFDWQHAHGDCTSKGGHLVVVRSSADNLFLMSSLRSLNFHGDIVWIGLSDQKVEGTYEWPTGEQVTYTNWASGQPDLQAIIEDCVILKYSDGGHWHDYACFNFLFHHNNYPWICEYKQEQYAQKTTTTPLPDRERPATTEEGVYLTPGGSAIGK is encoded by the exons ATGATGATTTTCTTAATGCTTCTTGTTCCTGCAATTT TGGCCCAGGACGACGTAAGTAGCTGTCCTTCAAACTTAATTCGCAACAATGCATTAATAGCACATAATGGTTATTGCTATGAATTCGTCATTAATCACAATTTTGACTGGCAGCATGCACATGGCGATTGCACATCTAAAGGCGGACATCTTGTCGTAGTAAGAAGCAGTGCTGACAACTTATTTCTAATGAGTTCACTAAGGTCATTGAATTTCCATGGAGATATTGTATGGATAGGACTTTCCGACCAAAAAGTAGAAGGAACTTATGAATGGCCAACAG GAGAACAAGTCACGTACACAAACTGGGCGTCAGGACAACCAGATTTGCAGGCAATCATTGAGGACTGTGTCATACTGAAGTATTCAGATGGTGGACATTGGCATGACTACGCATGTTTCAACTTTCTTTTCCATCATAACAATTACCCCTGGATCTGTGAATATA AACAAGAACAATATGCTCAGAAAACTACCACTACACCATTGCCTGATAGAGAACGCCCGGCAACAACTGAAGAAGGAGTGTACCTAACACCCGGAGGTTCAGCAATAGGAAAATAA